The genome window GGGGGTCGAAGGAGGATTCCCCGGCCGGTACCCGCGCGACGGAACGAAGGAGTGCGCGGGCCGGTGCGCCGTCTCCGCCGGCTATCTTGAGGGGAAGGCAGAGGAGTTCGTAGTGCCCCGGCTCGACGCCGGCGAGATTCAGCCCCTCCAGGATGAGGATGCCGGCGTCCAGAAGGATCCGGTGGACCTCGGCCTCGCTGCCGAAGGGGCCGATGGAGAGGTAATCGATCCCCACCAGGCGCGTGCCCGCCTCGGCCAGATAGCGGGCACCGTCGGGAGTAAGCGAGGCGTAGCTGTCGCGGAAGCCGGCGTGGCCCCAGAGGAGGGAGTTGGCGGTCTTGAGGATGATCCGCTCTTCTCCCTTTACCGGCAGATGGGCCAGTTCCCGGCGCCCGATGGCGGTCACGTCGCGCAGTTCGAGCACCCGGGCCTTGCCCGT of Geobacter anodireducens contains these proteins:
- a CDS encoding cyclase, whose product is MKIIDITVPLSPDLPVYPGDPPFSLEPVARVARGDGANVSRITLGTHAGTHIDVPRHLRDDGASVDQVPLDLLTGKARVLELRDVTAIGRRELAHLPVKGEERIILKTANSLLWGHAGFRDSYASLTPDGARYLAEAGTRLVGIDYLSIGPFGSEAEVHRILLDAGILILEGLNLAGVEPGHYELLCLPLKIAGGDGAPARALLRSVARVPAGESSFDPHTTRWPLS